Genomic segment of Xenopus laevis strain J_2021 chromosome 4S, Xenopus_laevis_v10.1, whole genome shotgun sequence:
acagtatccctttaagtctatccACGTCATCttagcattaatacttggtctatatttctctgttagaattctGCTTTGTGCTATAATTATGGGgaggtttgaagaaaaaaaagaataatttttgctttaaagATGCAATATGCTCAGtattattcaattcatttttgcTTAGCTATGTTTTTATCCATAtgcaatgttttctttcaaatgtataatatgtttttgcatatatatatatatattttctttaagccTTATATAACATGATAGCATATAGATAtccacattcaaatatttttgtgagGTTTCCTGTTGCCAACTATATCTCAGCCAAGTTATTTCCTCAAAACAGGATTTACTTTTAGACCCTTTAGCCTCCTGTTTTTCTTCTCTGATCTCAGTTTGAAGTTTTCACTTCTGTGACTGGTGCTGCCATGATGTTTAACTGTAACTCACAAGACCTCTGTTTTCATTATGACAAACCCTCCCTTGTTCTCAGGGTCCCTCTCAGTAACCCTTTAAATGCTAATGATAGGGTAATATGAAACGCATTTTTGCGTTTCAAGAGAGGAtatgatcatttattttttatatgagcacatttatatgagaaaagCCTATTCCAATGatggacaaatggttatgtgtcagagtgtaagaataataaagtctaataacaaatgcccctatcattctgactcagcaataaccaaatgcccaaggcaggaaaggtgaagggaggggtgatgtccccccatttattatttctcttattaatgacacccagtgatgagagtccactttgtaagttactgacagaattcagagtgtcagcagatacgAGATGAGGCCCCTTTGTACACAAGTGTTTTCTTAATTGCTGAGTTCCTTCATgtttctgcttttaacagataaagaactgcaaggctgagggactGTTGTAAGCAggaaaactcaataaacctcattccatttgaaatagccttatctcgatgttttgccttccatataatgaggtcatagcaataaaattatcaacagaGCACAACTCAGGAgggtttccactaggaaaaataaaacacagtttgcagtgaaacaaatataaactttatgtaaaactgtatttagtaactgtaaatgcctCTCTCAATGCCATGTCCCATACTCTACGctgggtggataaatgcagaatccctccggtcagttcaatgtcccctccccaagagctcttatgtccacAGGTAGCCCTACCtaccccaaggtacctttccctttgaaagtagtagccgctctcacgtggcaggtacacgagcaagacctgtcctcaccctggggaacacacagtggccaaagtatccacagacaggagatagaaactggctctccctgatgctcaaaaTGCTTTTTCAACGCAGAGCAAAATGCagcctttcctttttcttctttctggaaaatcctttcaagcagcactgtcactCTCCACAGACCTGGATCTCTCTGGCTGCTTCAGTAGGGATCCCTTGTCTCTGTCAGAAACCCTGTATATTTGGCTCCAAAAAGATCTGTGGTTACCTGTTCCCTCAGGTAATATGTTCTGGGGTTTGTGTGAACTATATGTAACAACTCAGAACAGCCTGCGAGGAACATTTGTCAGATATGTacagtcattttgtggaaaggGGTAACCAaagcaaatgtatatatatgtgagtaACATACAGGAACAGTCCAATAGACAAAAAGTGTGAGACATTAATGGTAACAAATGATCACAACATGGTTCAGTCCAGGTTCCCAGGAGGGACACAACACTGAAGTATTATAAAAAGTGatagtattttgttttttggtcATCTCAATATGTAAAAAATGAATTGTCTCATTGTCCATAAATAGTGTAAATCAGACAGTAGAATCCAAGGTTTCTAACTGTTTAACATGAAATGTAAAGATTCCAGATTAAAAACACATCATTGATATAATGTAAATATCTCACCAGATTGTCTCCTCACTGTGACATAAGAAAAGTCTGCTCATAACATGTAGTAATTCACATAAACCGGGGCCATTTTCATCTCAATGTTCTGAAGATAAAATTGactcaaataaaaaatacttacgTTACACATATTTCCAAAAATTCCAATAAAATGTCCTCCTGGTGTGGGGGGGGATTATTCTCTTTatcacaagagagagagaggtgaatATTACTGCTGGACCCCAATCCACTGGTGTTGGTTCTTCAGCGCAGGTCAGTGTCTGTGCAGTCCCATAAGGGAACAGTATGTGGGGCCCAAAGTGCCCTCTGTCCAATAGCATGCATGGGGGAAGGGCTAATGGGAATATTCCAGTCATGGGGGTGATTTAGTTATGGAACCAGCAATACAGAAAGGACCAAAGAGAACACTGGAAAATCTAATCAGATTTTATTATGAATCACAATAAAGACATGCAAACACTTTATTTTATggattaaaacaatatttaaagctTTTGCAGGAAATACAAGCCCCTGTCACAGTCACAAGATAAATGAAAAGTCACCCAATTAAAAAAGCCAAGTTATTTATCTACACACATAGTGGTGAGATGGGCTGAACCCCCCATTCACAGTTATAAAGTTGGGGTTCGGTAAATCTTTCCTTTTAACAGCTTGGATTTCCCCTGTTGTCTATAAACTGAATCTGGGAGCAGGGAAGGGTTTATTTGTCCAATGTTAGAGGTTGGAGACTGTTCAGCTCCCTGAGCAATAACCCATTATCTGAGTGTCTGATACATCTTGTATGCAGTACAGGTCTAGCAAGAGGCAGCTCCATCTGTTATATCTCACCTCAAACATAACCACAACATGAGGCTGATAAGCTTGGCCATCTTGTCCCCTCACAGAGATGGTTAGTAAGGGATAGTACCCCAGTACCCCACCAGGTATGGAAGCATCAAGGACCACAGgtttataatatccctatatattGTTTATAGAATGTGCTCCAGTGCAGTACTGATGTAagatcaggagacagggaaaATACACTAAACAGCGTTTATTCAGTATTTCTGTGTATCATGAATAGTGGTAATTCTATCATAGGGTTTAATAGGGTTAATTCACTGTTAACAGGGGGGCCACAACATATTGGTACTGGGCAGGGATTTATTTAAGAATTCTCACCCAGGCACCACCATGATTAAGACAGAATGCAGCatggaggggctcagtgaatgtggcagtgaaggtgtgtaagtgtctgattggctcactcagcgcataaaaggacagacgtccggcctcatagtccagtGAGATCCTGATTCTTCTGCAGGGAGGGATGTGGGGAAAATGTGTCCAGTTACTGTCATGTATCACTGAATAGGTATCATCATCCCATCtgtacaaacaccaggacttgttattattccCAATACAGGTTCGGGcccctctcctctctatactgggataggccacccctaccttCCACTcccctgattcactgacctccacttcccagtaatgtcgccctgaggggaaactcctgctgcttaaagtctgaggCACCaactgaaatctctctggggtttttggataacgctGGGCTGTGAGTGAGAAaaaagcagatttcctgtcctCCGATACAGATACATAATTCccagccgtgtttatatccagtaacaggtctgtagcctcctgcccatagatcctTCCCTTTACTCCAGTCAcaatggcagctaagcctgtgagtaatgtctctgagatcagatccacatccagatcccctatagcagggacctttatatcatgtctctttctgcccccctcattatctgcagctccatgtgattcccgttcctgtaggacagtgagtggatctgccatgttgcacagctcctcaatgtgacggatcttcctggacagctcgtccttctttatttccatctGGTGGATcagatcagtgagtgtgagtgagagcttctctttctggctggagatgtcactcaggagtcgcttctctagggtttccagctgttccctgatgtctctaaacagggcagtgactctctctgtctcaccggctgctttttctgccacttctctcctgcgctcctgcagtctctgggcttctctctcagtctcctctctctctggcctcagtttctccaggactttcctcagtgtctctttcttcttctcagaggcctcactcagcagctccaccctgtggcccctgtgctctccgaccagacagcaggacacacagacacagacagactccTCCCAGCAGTAATATTTCAGGGGTTCATCGTGGACTAAGCACTTCTTGTCCACCAGGTGCATTGTGGGTTCTATTAGGACGTGTTTTGATGACTTTCTATGCATCCTCAGGTGCTTATTACACAGAGAAGCTTCACAGTGCAGACAAGTTTTAACAGCAGGTACATGGGAGTCACAGTAGGTGCAGGGAATCCCAGTCTCCCCCGGCTCCGGCTGAGCAGAAAGGAATGGCTCTGCTATGTTCCCCAGAGTTCTGTTCCTGGGCAGGGCAGGGCGCTCCTTAAACTCCTGtctgcattcagggcaggaataagCCCCAGATCCCTCCTGGGTGCCCAGCACCCTCCCAATACAGCCCCGGCAAAAGTTATGGTCAcacggcagggatacaggatcagtataaatgctcaggcagatggagcagctcagctctTCTCTTAGATCAGCAGCCGACGCCATTACTGAGAGCAGGAACAGCAACTGAACAAGAAAGGAAGGAactaaatcaatacattttatctgtacaaactgtgacagtataaggggcatatctgcaacatattaactgggaaaggattttcacaggattaaacacagaacaaaaattgtttgtctttataataaatctacATGCCAGTATATTCCCTTTGtaagcaaaacctttgtggttcaatagaagtgttggtgttgaggttggtaagaaaagacctgcttttaggGCTTTAAAGTTAGCTGGGAGACCTGAaacatttatcaggtacaaggaggcagtggcataactactcacCAGTGTGCCCTGGTACAGCATGGGCACCTGGGCCCTCCTGTTAGGCCCTCTCCCTATGAATCGTGCAagctgtaaaatctccccctgcccagcctcCGGCGATAACCGTTATTGCGGCTCCAGTGGGTCCCAAGGGGGTGTGGACCAGGGTGCGATTGCACCttctgcacccctggtagttacgccactgcaaggAGGCCAAAAAAAGCTATAATAAAATAGAGATGGAAAGGAGTAAAATTCATCCAAAATCATTTTTCATAGTAAAAAATTCAGCAAGAAGTAGTgagacctttagtatcagagggagATAAAAATTGAGATTTTGACCTAGAAATTGTTTGTCTATCTACACAATTGAGGAAGCAACTAATAAAGGTTTCTATTTTAAGAGATCATATTCTAATAATATAACTATTGATGAGGTGTAATtcaggaggaaattcaaaagagactacaaCATGTTTTGCTGAGGATAGTAAATTGTAAATTGCAGAACTATAAGTATAcatattgtgggggttcactcgctggtaggctgcaaaagaggcgacttcacacaccaggaacggtttaagggcttcctgcccgcgtttattttccagcggctgcagaagtttcccctcgcagggggaaggtaaccgaaacacagcagtttaacagaaatgtccagcctcctggctaacacaaaataaatgctttgttttctctcctgaagctgagcaataccagcagtttgtctcacacacattcagcactgctgctcagcatcaggtgtactaaataggcctagggcctcttgaaaacctggcctacggatttgggaatccgccccaccctactcttgcgggttcccagtaagaccagtcccggatcaacaattacaaaaaaaccttgcagagagacatagtgtttctctgctaagagcactactggtctcacctcagtaacaatatctgagaatccgtggcccaacatacataccatcaatcacttttccccaggaaactggggacctttttgtcaccataccacatatcccccccctctgctcaGGCCCGTAGGGCTGAGCAAAGTATGCCACTaatgcatgtaccctggagagagcatctgcattcccttgcatctttccaggtctatgttctactgagaatttgaaattttgaagggacaagaaccatctggtgaccctggcgttcttttccctattttgggccatccatttaagtggggcatggtcagtgacaagtttgaactgcctccctaacagatagtatctcaagctctccagtgcccacttgatggccaggcactctctctctacaatggcatacctgcattcagcgggggttagcttcctgcttaggtatgctactgggtgttcttccccattcactacttgtgacagaacagcccctaacccaacttcagaagcatcagtctgtacaagaaactctttcttgaagtcaggagctatcagcacagggtatctgcacagggatgccttcaagtttagaaaggcttcctctgcctctggggtccatgtaactgttccagctttactcccttttgtgaggtcagtaagcggggctgctagggtggcaaaattggggacaaacctcctgtaatatcccactatcccaagaaaggccctcacttgcttcttggatttgggccggggccactcctgaattccctcaattttggacacctgtggcttgactacccctcttccaataacataccccaaatagcgggcctcttctaaccccattgcacactttttgggatttgcggtcagacccgccttccagatagagtcaaggaccgcttgtacccggggcaaatgactttcccagtctgggctaaagataaccacatcgtccaggtaagctgaagcataaccttgatgtggtttgagaatgcggtccatcattctctggaacgttgctggggccccatgtaagccaaacggtaggcgtttatattgccactgcccctcaggagtggaaaacgcagtcttctctttggccccttcagtgaggggtacctgccaataccccttggtaagatctagggtggtaatgtagcgggcctgccctagcctttctatcaGTTCGTCGACCCGgggcattggatatgcatcaaacttgctgacctcatttaactttctgaagtcattgcaaaatcggatgctaccatccggttttgggacaaggacaatggggctggaccattcactatgggactcctcaataacatccagctccaacatccttctaatctcctctgtcactgcctggcgtcgtgcctcgggtatcctgtaaggtttaacattgactttaaccccaggtccagttataatgtcatgtttaataatatcagtaagcccaggctggtctgagaatatttgtctattccggatcagaaactctttcatctcctgcttctgactgttagtgagggtctcagccacttttacctcaggcacctgtgggatctttacctctacaactgcaggacaggcggacagcgattccctatccttccagggcttaattaagttaacatggtagagctgctcttttttccgcttgtttggttgggacaccttataattaacgtcccctacgcgttctataatctcgtaggggccttgccatttggccaggaacttactttccaccgtaggaaccaggactaacaccctgtccccaggatggaaagttcggacacgagccgatctattatatatgcggctttgagcttgctgggcctgaagcatatgttctctcacaaggggcattacttttgcaagacggtcctgcatgtctgcaacatgctctatgacacttttgtgtggggtggcttcagactcccatgtctcctttgccacgtccaacagccctcgtgggtggcggccatacaacaactcaaagggtgaaaaccctgtagaggcctgtgggacttctctaatggcaaacatgagatatggaagtaaacaatcccaattcctcccatctttatccaccactttttttaacatccccttaagggtcttgttgaacctttccaccaacccgtcagtttggggatgatagacagatgtgcgtaactgtttgatttggagaaacctgcacaattccttcatcaccctagacatgaagggagtcccctgatctgtaaggatctcttttggaattcctgtgcgggtgaacatgtggaacagctctcgagctatggtctttgaagaggtgttccttaaggggacagcctctggataccgagtggcgtagtccatgactaccaaaatatactgatgccccctagcagattttattagtggccctaccaagtccatggcaatacGATCAAATGGAATTTCGATTACGGGTAAGGGAACTAATGGGCTGCGAAAATGGGGCATTGGGGCCGATTTCTGACACTCGGGGCatgattcacaatagttctttacatctgcatgtacccccggccaaaagaacctctgtagcattcggtctttggttttctcatacgctaggtggccacctagtggatgagaatgggccagattgagaactgttctcctatatggctgtgggaccactagctgttccacaatctctccccgaaccttatccacatggtaaagcaagtcattttgtacagcaaggtggggaaatacacattctaccccaggattttcggggttcccatttttaaccttgacattttcccaagctttagtgagtgtcgggtcccttagctgggcagttccaaagttatcccgggagacctctagctcaggcatgctaggttcctcaatggtctccgcagttacctcagattcaccagctaatacagctaagggaaacaactcactatcttccaacccatcctcggtaccacttacaataacacctgacatgggtggttctgttttctctcccccagatactctattgtccttaacagtttctatagaagtatccagttcaatagggtggggtctcacctcaccatgctcaaaacttttctcagtctctggagcttgctcctggcacagttcacgaaataagggaaagtctctgcccaaaattacactgtgcaagagtatgggagacactgccacttcatggcacacagtgcctgcgggggtcacaaaagtcactaaggctgtggggtatttcttacagtccccatgtacacacaccactcctacttgacgctgtgttaaaggacagtccttcaggagctgtgtgtttaccagtgtgactaagctacctgtgtctaatagtgcattcacagtgcgcttaccaatctggacgacacaagttggtacatcaggatccgcaacgagacctggtcgagcgaacagagacaacttcccctccgttccacactccatgggttctggatcagctgggcagttggcggcaatatgtccccactctctgcacctccagcactggggagctcctCGGGTCTGGCGGGGGCTGTCTCCACGGGGTCTTCCTCTTGTTGAGTCTAGACCTGGATTACCGGGGTCCTCTGGGCTGAGCTTTTCCACTGTAGCCGACTTCTTGGATCGGTCCACTGCAGGAGTCCTCTTCGAGGTGGGCACCGCCCGCGTAGTGAAGTCCTCAGCGGCAAGGTATCgctccaccagttccaccaactggtctgctgtatttggGTCGCCTTGGCTTACCCACCGGCGTAATTCAGGTGGAAGCGCTCTCAGGTATCggtccattgtgaccctttccacTATCTGAGGCGCGGAAAGCAAGTCCGCCTGTAGCCAgcgtttcacaaggttaatgagatcatacatctgggagcggggtgatcccttaaccttaaattcccaactgtggacccgctgtgccctcacagaggtggttactcccagtctccgcaggatttcagacttcagcttgtcatagtcccttgcatcctcggaggacaggtcataaaaagctttctgggaatcccccactagtagtggtgcaacaatcatcgcccattgctccctcgaccaggcttgctgctccgccgtcctctcaaaggtacagaggaaggcctccacatcatcctgcccagtcattctccgcaggaggtggctgcctgggatggagcgtggcactccggggactagggcagcatccccagagaccctggctgtcagttgttttaccacctcaacttgcagctgccgatctttctctgcagcctgcgccagtgcagtgatctgggcctccaacagacgatttgcctcctgctgggtggcgttacactgctgctgtagcaactggctctcctggtgggccttctgtaaagttgcagtgcactgcagcaaagccttgaggacatcctccatttcacaacttttaagtgcactgtctctttaaatcccacttataagctatacagtccgcacaatacccacaggagacttactgtggTTTGGCAACATCCGCGTGTGGCAAtcgctgcccgcatccgaaacaccaattgtgggggttcactcgctggtaggctgcaaaagaggcgacttcacacaccaggaacggtttaagggcttcctgcccgcgtttattttccagcggctgcagaagtttcccctcgcagggggaaggtaaccgaaacacagcagtttaacagaaatgtccagcctcctggctaacacaaaataaatgctttgttttctctcctgaagctgagcaataccagcagtttgtctcacacacattcagcactgctgctcagcatcaggtgtactaaataggcctagggcctcttgaaaacctggcctacggatttgggaatccgccccaccctactcttgcgggttcccagtaagaccagtcccggatcaacaattacaaaaaccttgcagagagacatagtgtttctctgctaagagcactactggtctcacctcagtaacaatatctgagaatccgtggcccaacatacattccatcaatcacttttccccaggaaactggggacctttttgtcaccataccacaatataaattggaaaactggccaGCAAACTAGTAAATGAGGGTCATTATTAATTAGTGCAAGGttatgtgagttatacactaattGGCAGTGTGTTGGTGGtttctttaaccttttaaatgccacagaatgtaTAATCTACTGTGACTTTTGTGGTACGTTGTTTTGCCAATGGAAATTTTGTTGGCTATATAtgcatttgggggtctctgtgtgcgacatagtttggtaaatctatgcatattgggcatcaaactgtttagtagacccctggcattcatatttaagatGATTTATGCTGGTAGGCtagaaattttaaatttattatttattttaaaaaccgttatgtttagcataaatttgcagtttggtagtttgcagtagaaagatgtaattacctgctttatatttatcagaatgtgtactttcagaaaatatatggttttctatggtCTCCATATTGTTAgtgggtcttatggcacataaaaaaacatattgggtGTTTATATCGTAGTAGCCAGAGCGTCATTCGTGAAAATTCATATatactatttggatttgggggtctctgtatgccacataaatttggtaaatctatgcatattgggcatcaaactgtttagtagacccctggcattcatatttaagatGCCTTATGCTGGAAGAAtatgaaatgtggggtatatgGGGTAAGATGCAAGCTTTGTGCTGATTTTCAGAAAATTCATAAAAaccattatgtttagcatagatttgcagtttgg
This window contains:
- the LOC108704419 gene encoding E3 ubiquitin-protein ligase TRIM7, with translation MASAADLREELSCSICLSIYTDPVSLPCDHNFCRGCIGRVLGTQEGSGAYSCPECRQEFKERPALPRNRTLGNIAEPFLSAQPEPGETGIPCTYCDSHVPAVKTCLHCEASLCNKHLRMHRKSSKHVLIEPTMHLVDKKCLVHDEPLKYYCWEESVCVCVSCCLVGEHRGHRVELLSEASEKKKETLRKVLEKLRPEREETEREAQRLQERRREVAEKAAGETERVTALFRDIREQLETLEKRLLSDISSQKEKLSLTLTDLIHQMEIKKDELSRKIRHIEELCNMADPLTVLQERESHGAADNEGGRKRHDIKVPAIGDLDVDLISETLLTGLAAIVTGVKGRIYGQEATDLLLDINTAGNYVSVSEDRKSAFFSLTAQRYPKTPERFQLVPQTLSSRSFPSGRHYWEVEVSESGEWKVGVAYPSIERRGARTCIGNNNKSWCLYRWDDDTYSVIHDSNWTHFPHIPPCRRIRISLDYEAGRLSFYALSEPIRHLHTFTATFTEPLHAAFCLNHGGAWVRILK